Within the Gemmatimonadaceae bacterium genome, the region ATCATAGATCAGCGTCGTCCACAATAGCCCGAACACCAGATACGCGGCGAAGCGGATGCGATCGATGATCGCGCCCGAGAACAGCGCCACGGTAATGCCCGCGAACATCGCCTGAAACGCGGCGAAGAGCACATGCGGCACCGCCGCCGTGTAGGTCGGATTCGGGGCGCCCGTCACGCCCTTGAAGCCGAACCAGGCGAGCCCGCCGATCCACGAGGAGCCCGGGCCGAAGGCGAGCGAGTACCCGAAGAGCACCCACTGCACCGTGACCACGGCGAGCGCAGCGAGGCTCATGAGCATGGTGTTGAGCGCGCTCTTGTTCTTCACCAGCCCGCCGTAAAAGAAGGCGAGCCCCGGCACCATGAGCATGACGAGCGCGGTGCTGATCAGCACCCAGGCCGTATCACCGGCAGAGACTTGTGGCACAGGCATCCTCAGCGCTGGGTGGGAACGGGGAATTCGAGCTGCGTCTTGCGCATGACTTCGTCGGCGTTGACGGCGGTCAGCGCGTCGTTGTCGCGCTCGCCGGTGCGGATGCGGACCGTGTGATCGAGCGGCATCACGAAGATCTTGCCGTCGCCGACCTCGCCGGTGCGGGCGCCCTCGCAGATCGCCTGGATGGTGCGCTCCACGAACTCCTCGGAGCAGGCCATCTCGATGCGGACCTTTTCGTGGAACTCGAGCACCACCTGCTCGCCGCGATACTGCTGCACGACGTCGCGCTCCCCGCCGTGGCCGCTGACGCGGGAGAGCGTCATGCCGGTCACGCCGACCTGAAAGAGGGCGCGCTTCACGTCAGCCAGCTTCTCCGGCCGGATGACTGCAACGATGAGCTTCATGCGATGGGGACGTGGGAAGACTGGCGCCGGGGCCAGCGCTACCTGAACTGCAGGATCAACAGGAAAGTTCGCGCGATCGGCCCAAAAACTGAAGCGGAAGCAGCAATTCGCGCGGCATTTTGTGCAAATCACGCACGTTTTGAAGAGCAACGCACTGAGCCGGTGTTGTATTGCGAATAAATGCCGAACACAATTGGGACAGCGGAACGCGGCGCGACGTCAGGATTCCGCCGACGCCGCACGCGATCGACCGGCGTCATTTATTGTTGTATGACACAAGCAAGTATTCAGCGGCCCCGAACGCCGCTCCCCATCACCGGGGGCGCGGTCACCACGCCACCCTTCCGCCTCCCCGCAATGCACTTCGCCGCGGCGCTCGGTTGGCTCCTGATCGGGTCGGCGCTGCTGGTCTGGCTCGCCCCGCGTCTGGCACAGGGCGCGGTCTTCGAGGCTCCAGTCTTTGCCCTGGTCCACGTCCTCATGCTGGGCGTGGTCGCCACCGCGATCTTCGGCACCCTGCAGCAGTTCGTGCCCGGCGGACTCGGCGTGCCGCTCCGCAGCGTGCGACTGGGCGACTGGGCCTTCGGCCTGATGCAGAGCGGCGTCGCCTGCTTGGTGCTCGGTTTCTTCCGCTGGAGCGGCCCGCTACAGGGGCTGGGGTGGCTGCTCATTCTGAGCGCCGTCTTCGCCGTGAGCCGCAATATCCTGCGCGCGCGCCGCGACTCGGTGCACGGTCAGACGGTGGGGCTGTTCGTGACGGTCGCACAGGCGGCCCTCGGTGCCGGCCTGCTCGTCGCGAGTGCCCGCCTGGGAGAGACCCTTGGCTGGTGGCATGTGGACCGGCTCTCCCTGCTCGCGACCCACCTGCTGCTCGGGCTCGCCGGTTTCGGCACACTGACCGTCATCGGCGTCGGCAGCCGGATGCTCCCCACCTTTCTGAACGGCCCCGGTGATGACGCGCGCTGGCTGGCGGCGCAGCTCTGGTCCACCGTGCTCGGGCTGGTGCTGTTCGGCACCGGCGCCGTCGGCGGCTGGCCGTTGCTGCGCGTGGCGGGTGGCGGGTGCCTGCTGGGCGCGGGCGGCCTCGGGGTGCTGCTTGGTGTCCGCTGGTTCCGGCGGCGCACCCGGTCGCTCGATCCGGCGCTTTGCCACATCGCGTCCGCCTTCGTCGCGCTCGGCGCGAGCGTGCCGCTTGGCGCGTGGCTGCTGGTCGGCGACGGATTCGCCTTCACGCATTGGGTCGCACTGGTGGCCGTGCTGCTCCTGGGCTGGCTCGCGACACTGGTGGTGGGCGTGGCCGCCAAGATCCTGCCGCACATGAGCTACATGCGCCTCGCGCCCGTCATGCCGGGGGTCCGCGCCCGCGGGACCCCCAATCGACTGCTGCACGACGACTGGCAGTACGCCAGCGCGCTGCTGCTGACGCTCGGATGGAGTGGCATCGCGACCAGTGTGGTGCGTGGCGACGCGATCGCGACCCGCGTCTCTGCCTTGCTCTGGAGCAGTGGCGTCCTGCTCACCGCCGCGAACTACGCGCAGATGTACATCCGGGGGCGCTGGCCCGCCGCGCCCGAGGTACCGATGCGCGCCGCCCGATGAGGGTCAGTTGACCGACGTCGGGGTTCGCTCCATTCCACGTAGCAGCGGCACGAGACTCGCCCGCGGTTCGATCACATCCGCCAGCGTGCGTGCATCCAGCACGGACAGAAACGCACCCAGGGCTTCATCCAGATAGCCCGCGAGCCGGCACCCGGAGGAGATGGGGCAGGTGTTGTGATCGGGCTCGAAACACTCGACGAGCGTGAGATTCTCTTCCGTCTCCCGGATGAGCTGCCCGATGCGGATGTCCACGGCCGGCTTCGCGAGGCGCACGCCGCCATGACGTCCGCGCACGGTCTCCACGTAGCCGAGCTCGGCGAGCCGCTGGACGATCTTCACCAGATGCTCGTACGACATGTTCATGCGCTCGGCGATGACATGCACCGTGATGCACCGCTCGGGTTCCAACCCGAGGACGATGAGGCAGCGGAGCGCGTTGTCGGAGAAGCGGGTGAGACGCATGGGACGAAATGTGTCACGAAAGTCCCGTCCCTGCGTCGGGAAACCCCCGGCAAAGCTGGGGAAGATGTCCGACTTTTTAATTGTATTCGATATACGAGTATGATCGTGCACGCGGGGATAGCCGAAACAGGATCCCCCCCGCGTTGCGCCCCATCAACTCTTGCGGAGTACCGCACTCATGTCTGTCACACGCCGCACCGGCTGGTTCCTCGCCGCGGCCTCCGTTGTTGCCACCGTCGCGTACGGCTTTGCCTGCGCGCCGGCGAGCAAGCAGGCTGCCGGCACCATTGGCGCCGCGGACGCCGCCTCCAAGGTGTACGTCGCGCCGGGTCAGAAGGACGAGTTCTACGCATTCCTCAGCGGGGGCTTCAGCGGCCAGGTCGGGGTGTACGGCCTGCCCTCCGGGCGCCTGCTCAAGATCGTGCCCGTGTTCTCACAGTTCCCGGAGAATGGCTACGGCTACTCCGAAGAGACCAAGCCGATGCTCGAGACGAGCTTCGGCAACATCCCGTGGGACGATCTCCACCATACCGCGCTGTCGCAGACGAATGGCGAAGATGACGGCCGGTGGCTCTTCGTGAACGCCAACAACACGCCGCGCATCGGTCGGGTGAACCTGGCGACGTTCGAGACGGAGGAGATTCTCCAGATCCCGAACTCGGGTGGCAATCACGGCTCGCCGTTCATCACGTCGAACACCGAATACACGATCGCCTCGACGCGCTTCTCGCTGCCGATTCCGCAGGCCGACGTGCCGATCGCCGACTACAAGAAGGCGTTCAAGGGCACGATCTCCTTCGTGAAGGCGAGCGAACCGGGCAAGATGGACGTCGCCTTCCAGCTCCTCGTCCCGGGCTACGACTACGACCTGGCACGCGCCGGCAAGGGCCCGAGCAAGGACTGGATGTTCTTCACGTCGTACAACTCGGAGCAGGCGTACGAGAAGCTCGAGGTGAACGCGTCGAAGGCCGACAAGGACTTCATTGCGGCGGTGAACTGGAAGTCGCTCGAAGCGTGCGCCACGGCCGGGAAGGGTGAACTGTGGCCCGCGAACTATGCGCACAACGTGATGGATGAGTTCACGCGCGTCGCGACGACCGAGTTCAAGAAGCAGGTTCGCGTGCTTACACCGGCCTCCTGCCCCAACTCCATCTACTTCCTGCCGACCCCCAAGTCGCCGCACGGCGCCGACGTGGACCCGAGCGGCGAGTACATCGTGGCCGGCGGCAAGCTCGCCACCGTGATCCCGGTGCATTCATTCGCGAAGATCCAGAAGGCCATCGCCGACAAGGCGTTCGAAACCGCAGTCGACGGCATCCCCGTCCTCAAGTACGACGCGATCCTGGCCGGTGAAGTGAAGGATCCGGGGCTTGGCCCACTCCACACGGAATTCGACGGCAAGGGCTACGCCTATACATCGCTGTTCATCTCCAGCGAAGTCGTGAAGTGGAAGCTGGGGACGTGGGAGATTGTGGATCGGGCGCCAACGTACTACTCGATCGGGCACCTGATGATCCCCGGTGGCGCCACGACAAAGCCGAGTGGCAAGTACCTCGTCGCGATGAACAAGATCACCAAGGACCGCTACCTCCCGACGGGTCCAGAGCTCGCCCAGTCAGCGCAGCTCTACGACATCTCCGGCGAGAAGATGAAACTGCTGCTCGACTTCCCCACCGTGGGCGAGCCGCACTACGCCAACGCCATCCTGGCCTCGAAGGTGCAGGCGATCCAGAAGAAGTTCTACAGCATTGCCGACAACAAGCACCCGATGGCCACGAAGTCGGAACCGGAGACGGGCGTCTCGCGCAGCGGCAAGGTGGTGCATGTCCGCATGACCGCGATCCGTTCGCACTTCTCGCCCGACAACATCGAGGGCGTGCAGGTCGGTGACACCGTGCTCTTCCACATCACCAACCTCGAGCAGGACTGGGACATCCCGCACGGCTTTGCCATTCAGGGCGCGACCAACGCCGAG harbors:
- a CDS encoding P-II family nitrogen regulator; this encodes MKLIVAVIRPEKLADVKRALFQVGVTGMTLSRVSGHGGERDVVQQYRGEQVVLEFHEKVRIEMACSEEFVERTIQAICEGARTGEVGDGKIFVMPLDHTVRIRTGERDNDALTAVNADEVMRKTQLEFPVPTQR
- a CDS encoding Rrf2 family transcriptional regulator; protein product: MRLTRFSDNALRCLIVLGLEPERCITVHVIAERMNMSYEHLVKIVQRLAELGYVETVRGRHGGVRLAKPAVDIRIGQLIRETEENLTLVECFEPDHNTCPISSGCRLAGYLDEALGAFLSVLDARTLADVIEPRASLVPLLRGMERTPTSVN
- the nosZ gene encoding Sec-dependent nitrous-oxide reductase, which translates into the protein MSVTRRTGWFLAAASVVATVAYGFACAPASKQAAGTIGAADAASKVYVAPGQKDEFYAFLSGGFSGQVGVYGLPSGRLLKIVPVFSQFPENGYGYSEETKPMLETSFGNIPWDDLHHTALSQTNGEDDGRWLFVNANNTPRIGRVNLATFETEEILQIPNSGGNHGSPFITSNTEYTIASTRFSLPIPQADVPIADYKKAFKGTISFVKASEPGKMDVAFQLLVPGYDYDLARAGKGPSKDWMFFTSYNSEQAYEKLEVNASKADKDFIAAVNWKSLEACATAGKGELWPANYAHNVMDEFTRVATTEFKKQVRVLTPASCPNSIYFLPTPKSPHGADVDPSGEYIVAGGKLATVIPVHSFAKIQKAIADKAFETAVDGIPVLKYDAILAGEVKDPGLGPLHTEFDGKGYAYTSLFISSEVVKWKLGTWEIVDRAPTYYSIGHLMIPGGATTKPSGKYLVAMNKITKDRYLPTGPELAQSAQLYDISGEKMKLLLDFPTVGEPHYANAILASKVQAIQKKFYSIADNKHPMATKSEPETGVSRSGKVVHVRMTAIRSHFSPDNIEGVQVGDTVLFHITNLEQDWDIPHGFAIQGATNAELLIMPGETRTLKWVPKALGVYPMYCTDFCSALHQEMQGYVRVSPVGSSVPLMANTVKAQGQAARAEKFKH